Below is a window of Chryseobacterium arthrosphaerae DNA.
AGCGGTCAACTTCAGACTGCAGGATGTGGTTCATACTTTCAAGAAAGGGCATAAGATCCAGATCCAGATCAGCAGTACCTGGTTCCCGCTTTTTGCCGTGAATCCCCAGAAATTTATGGATAATCCGAATTTTGCATCTAAGGAAGATTATACAAAAGCATTTATCAAAATATATGGTGACAGTTCCATTGAAGCTGAAATCCTGAAATAAACTAAAAAGCTGTTCGTCTGAACAGCTTTTTTATTTTTTGATTCTCACGGCTTATAGGTTTTGGTTAAAGCCGCAGGAATTTAATTTATATTTTGAAATGAGCTAAAGCCCACTTTTATTGATAAAAGCACAGTTTAGCCACTTTAATCTACAGCTGTTTTTTATTCTTCAATCGTTCTGAAGGTAAGGTTTACTCTTGGCGTTTTCACTTTTGTTGTAGGGGGTAATCTGTGAAGCCAGTTGTCCTGGGTGGTTCCTTTCATGATCAGCAGGCTGCCGTTTTCAAGGAATATTTCTACTTTTTCTTTTGTCTTTTTATGCTTAAGCAGGAATTTTCTCTCCGCTCCGAAGGTCAGAGAGGCTATAGCACCATGTTTTTTCAGGTCGGTTTCCCCATCGCTGTGATAAGCCATTCCTTCGCTTCCATCATGGTATAAATTAAGAAGGCATGAGTTATAGGTTTCACCGGAAACTTCTTCACATTTTTTCTTCAGCTCCAATAATTCGGGAGTCCAGAATTTTGCCAGCTTTGTTCTCTTTGAATAGGTATACTCAAAGGGTTTTTCTCCAAACCAGGCCACTTTTCTTTTGGTCAGGATCAGTTTTCCAAAAATCATTGCTTCATCATGTTCCCATGGAATCTGATTGAGTAAATAATCATAATAAAAACCGGATTTCTCTTTTGAGAAAACTTTTCCGTAGTAATGAACGGTTCCGTCATGTGGAAGAATGTTTAAGGGATGATCGGATATATCTTCAAACAGGCTTAGCATAATCAGCGATTTTTTTGTTAAATTAATTCATATATAATTGTATAGCAATAATTTACAGCGTACTGAAATATATTATGACAAGTACAATTACTACAGCAAGCAACAGCAGTTTCAGTAGCTTATATATTCTTTCATCTCTCTTTATTTCAGCAAGCCTGGCCTCTAGCTTTTTCTTTTCAGATTTTTTTTTTTCAGCTTCTGTTTTCTTTTCCTTTATTGTGTTTTCATACCTTTCAGCAGAATATTTCAAAATCATTTCCTCAGTCAAAGGAAATTTAATCAACTGATTTTTAAAAGTATATTCTATGTATTCAATCTCTCCTGAGGTATTCCATCTTTTACGGACCAACGGAAATTCATCTTTATAAATATACTCGTATTCCATCCATCCTTCTTTTACTGTAGAGGCCGAAGCATTTTCACTTATTTCACTTGTTGAAAAGTAATATATCCACTTATTGATCCTTTTCCCCAGTGCATAATTCCCTACAATACGCAAATCACCG
It encodes the following:
- a CDS encoding alpha-ketoglutarate-dependent dioxygenase AlkB family protein; this translates as MLSLFEDISDHPLNILPHDGTVHYYGKVFSKEKSGFYYDYLLNQIPWEHDEAMIFGKLILTKRKVAWFGEKPFEYTYSKRTKLAKFWTPELLELKKKCEEVSGETYNSCLLNLYHDGSEGMAYHSDGETDLKKHGAIASLTFGAERKFLLKHKKTKEKVEIFLENGSLLIMKGTTQDNWLHRLPPTTKVKTPRVNLTFRTIEE